The Streptomyces noursei ATCC 11455 sequence CGCGCGGTCATCCCCTGTGCCATCGCCCGCATGACGGGGCCGGGCACCAGGGCGTCGGCGCTGGGGCCCTGGGCGAGCAACCGGGCGTAGTTCCAGCCGTAGCGGATCGCCTCCTCGGGGGTGCCGGCGGTGCCCTGCACCAGCAGGGTGGAGTCGCCGCTGACCGCCGCCGCCAGGTGCTCCGACACCCAGGTCTTGGCGGTGCCGGGCACGCCGAGCAGCAGCAGCGCGCGATCGGTGGCGAGGGTCGTCACCGCGACTTCGACGATCCGCCGCGGGCCGACGTACTTGGGCGTGATGACCGTGCCGTCGGCGAGCGTGCCGCCGAGCAGATACGTCGCGACCGCCCAGGGCGAGAGCCGCCAGCGCTCCGGCCGGGGCCGGTCGTCGGCCGCGGCGAGCGCCGCCAGCTCGTGCGCGAAGGCGACTTCGGCGTGCGGTCGCAGTGCCTCCCCGGACCCGCCGTGCGCCCCACCCGCTGTGGTGATGCCGTTCTCGGACATGCTTCCCCCTCGTCGCGCGATGTGCGGCCGGCGCCCCGCGCGGATCCCGCCGGCGACTTGCGGTTCCCAGCCTGCACCAGACCACTGACAACGCCCTCGAAAATCGTTGCTGACCTGCGGAGTTGCCGACGGGCGAGGGCGATTGTCAGTGCCGCGTCGTAGCGTCGGAGACAGTGAATCCGCAGGGGTTCGACGGCAGGGGTTCGACGGGAGTCCGCAGGGGGTCGGATGAGTCCGCACGGGGAGCGTTGGACGAGGGACCGGGTGTTCGCGCTGGCGCCGGACGAGGCGTCGCGGGCGGCGGGCGAGCGGCTCGCCGCGGCCGGCCGGTGGTCGGGGACGGGCGCGGGCGGGGGCGCGGTATGGGGGATGTGCGAGGGCGGCGACGGCGCGCGGTACGGCACGGTCGTGGATCTCGACGGGCCGGCGTTCCAGTGCAGTTGCCCGAGCAGGAAGTTCCCGTGCAAGCACGCGCTGGGGCTGTTGCTGCGGTGGGCCGGGGGCGAGGCCGGGGAGCCGGCGCGGCCGGGGGACGGTCCGGCCGCGGGCGGGGAGCCGCCGCCGTGGGCGGCCGGGTGGCTGGCGGCGCGCCGGGAGCGGTCCGACCGCCCGCCGGACGGCGCGGGGGCCGGCGGTCCAGGAGCCGGCGGTTCCGAGGCCGACGGCCCGGGCGCGGCCTCCCGCGCGCCCGCGGATCCGGAGGCGGCCCGGCGGCGGGCGGCCCGCCGGATGCAGCGGATCGCCGCCGGCGCAACGGAGTTGGAGCAGCGCCTGGAGGATCTGCTGCACTCGGGCCTCGCGGCGGCCGGCCCAGCCGCCGGGGCCGCCGCCCGCACCGGCGCGGACGACCCCGGTGGCGGGCGGGGTTCCTGGGAGGAGACCGCCGCCCGCATGGTGGACGCCCAGGCGCCCGGACTCGCCTCGCGGGTGAGGGAGTTGGGCGCGATCGCGACCTCCGGCCCCGACTGGCCGTCCCGCCTGCTGGAGGAGTGCGCCCTGCTGCACCTCCTCGACCAGGGTTTCCTGGGCATCGACCGGCTCCCGCCCCCGCTCGCGGCGACGGTCCGCGCCCGGGTCGGACTGACCACGGACGCCGCGGACGTCCGGTCCGACCCGGAGACGGTGACGATCCGGGACCGCTGGCTGGTCCTCGCCCAACAGGACGGCGCCGAGGGCCCGTTGACCACCCGCCGGATCTTCCTGCGCGGCGAGCGGACCGGCCGGATGGCGCTGCACCGCTCCTTCGGCGGCGCCCACCGCCCCCTGGAGGTGTCGCTCCCGCCCGGCCTGCTGCTCGACGCCGACCTGGCCTACTACCCGGGCGCCCGGCCGCTGCGCGTCGCCCTCGGTGAGCGGCACGCCCCCGCGACCCCGGGGCCGGTCCCGACCGGTTGCGGCATCGACGCCGCGCTGGCCGCGTACGGCCATGCGCTGCGCGACGACCCCTGGCTCGACGCCTGGCCGGTGGTCCTGGCCGATGTCACGCCGATACCGGGCGGCGCGGGCGGCGGCTGGCAACTGGCCGACGCCGACGGCGAGTCCGCCCTCCCGCTGGATCCGCGTTGCCTGGGCCGTCCGGCCCTGTGGCAGCTGGCGGCCGTATCGGGCGGCGCGCCGGTCACGGTCTTCGGCGAATGCGGCCACCGGGGTTTCCTGCCGCTGACGGTCTGGGACCCCGCACCGGTGTCGCTGTCCCCGTGACCCACCGCCCGGCCCGCAGCCGCGCGAGGCCCCCTCACCCGTGCACCACCCTCATCCGGAGGCAGGGCATGCCGACCACACCCACCCCATCCCCCACCCCCAGCACGACCATCCCCACCGTGGCCGCCCCCGGCGCCTGGCCCGACCTGGTGAGCGCCGCGCTCCTCGGTGCCGAGCGGCGCACCCCGCCGGTGGCCGTGCGGGAGGGGCAGACCCCCGCGGCGGCGCTGCTGGACGCGGCGGCGCTCGGCACCGTGCGGCGGCGCTCCGCACTCCGCCCCGCCCCGGCCGCCGAGCGGCCCGCCCCGGCCCCCGCCGATCCGCGGCCCCCGCTGCCGCCGGCCGCCCGGCGCCGGCTCGCGCTGCTGCTCGCCGACCGCGCCCCCGGCTCCGGCAGCCGGCGCGGCACCGATCCCGACCTCACCGAGCTGCTGCCCCAGTGGCTGGCCGCCGCCGACGGACGCGGTTACCGCGCCCCCGAGGCACTGCTGCCCGCACTGCTGGACGCCGCCCGGTCCCGCACCGACCTACGGCCCGCCGCGCTCGCCCTGGCGGGCCCCCGCGGCCTGTGGCTGGCCCGGCTCAACGACGACTGGAGGTTCGCCCTCCGCGGCATCGGCGGGCCGCTGTCGCTGCCGGGCGCCGACGCCCCCGAGGCGGTCCGGCGGCTGTGGGAGGAGGGGCTGTTCGCGGAGCGGGTCGCGCTGCTGACGTCGCTGCGGCGCCGCGATCCGCGGGCCGGCCTGGCGCTGCTCGCGGCCACCTGGGCGACCGAGCGCGCCGAGGACCGTCTGATGTTCCTGGATTCCCTCGGCGAGGCGCTCACGCCGAGCGACGAGCCGTTCCTGGAGCAGGCCCTCTCCGACCGCAGCCGCAATGTCCGCACCACCGCCGCGGAGCTCCTCTCCGCCCTGCCCGGCTCCGCGCTCGCGGCCCGGATGGCCGAGCGCAGCCTGGTCTGCGTCCGCCTGGCCCGCCCGGCCCCCGGGGACGCCACCGCCGCCGAGGTCCTCGTGGTCGATCCGCCGGGCGCCTGCGACGCCGGGATGCAGCGGGACGGCGTCGCCCCCCAGCCGCCCTCCGGAAGGGGGGAACGCGCCTGGTGGCTGGGCCAGTTGGTGGAGGCGACGCCGCTGGACCGCTGGCTCGGCCGTCTGGGCCGGCGCTCCCCGGCGGAGCTCGTCGCACTCCCGGTGGCCGGCGACTGGCGCACGGAGCTGCACGACGCCTGGTGCCGGGCCGCGGTGCGCCAGCGGCACGCGGACTGGGCGCGGGCCCTGTTGGGCGCACCCGGCGACCCCGGCCAGGCCGCCGCCGAGCTGGCGCCGGCCGGTTCCTCCCGGGATCTGACGAAGCTGTTGGCGGTGCTCCCGGACGACGAACGGGCGTGCTGGGTGGCCGAGTTCATCGCCGTCCACGGCCTCGCGGACGCGTTCCGGATGCTGGGCGTCTGCGCGGTGCCGTGGTCCGAGCCGCTGGGCCGGGCGGTGGTCGACGCACTGGACATCGCCCGGGACGCGGGCAGCTATCCGTGGAGCTTCAGCGGGGTGATGGGCCTGGCCGAGCGCTGCCTGGATCCGGCGGCGGCCGACCGCCTGCAGATGCTCACGGCGGTCACGGACGAGCCCGAGGGCGCCTCCCCGGGCTCCGGCGGCTATTGGTCCGAGGCGTTCCAGCGCCTGGTCGGCACCCTCCGCCTGCGCGCCGCCATGCACGCCGAACTCGCCGGGGAGGCGTCATGACGCCGGCGACCGCCCGCCGCCCCGCGCGGACGGCGGGCCCGCTCCCCCGGCGGCCGGCGCCGCCCGCGGCAACGGGCCGGGCCGTCCCGTACGGCTCGTCGGGCGCGGGCCGCTCAGACGGCCAGCGGGCGGACGTTCGCGTTGACCCACTCCACGATCGAGGCGGTGGTCGCCCCCGGCGTGAAGATCTCCGCGACGCCCTGCTGCTTCAGCGGGGCGATGTCCGCCTCCGGGATGATGCCGCCGCCGAAGACCTTGATGTCCGTCGCGTCCCGCTCCTCCAGGAGGGCGAGCACCTTCGCGAAGAGGGTGTTGTGGGCACCGGAGAGGATCGACAGCCCGATGGCGTCGGCGTCCTCCTGGATCGCGGTGTCGACGATCTGCTCCGGCGTCTGGTGCAGCCCGGTGTAGATCACCTCCATACCGGCGTCCCGCAGCGCCCGGGCGATGACCTTGGCGCCCCGGTCGTGCCCGTCGAGCCCCGGCTTGGCGACGACGACCCGGATCGGCCCCGACCGGCCCGCCGCGCCCTGGCCCTCCGCCTGCGCCCCGTCTTGCCGCGCCACACTCATCACTGCCTCCAAGCCATGCGCGGCACCGCCAGGGCGATGCCGCCGAGCCGACATCCGGTCGCGCCACCGCGAACCGGCGGCCACGAGCGTGAACGAACGTTATCTACAGCATCCCGTACGCAGCCGTTTCGTGACATCCGGCGAGGGGGAAATCACACACGGGACACATTCGCCACGCGCCGCGTTCCGCGTGTCCGCCGCCGCCAGGGACGGCCGGCGCCGCACACACGGGCCGGGCGCCCGGGGAGCCGCAGCCCGGTCGGCCCGCGGGGCCGCCGCACCACCATCGCCGCTCGCGGCTTCCCACAAGGGCATTCGGGGGTCGTCGTCACCTCCCGCATGCCGTTCGGGAGGTCGGCCATGGGGGCTCTGCCTGTTCTCTCCACACCTCTTCTGCTGCGCACCACGCTCGTGGAGCTGGGCGTGCTCACCGCTCATCTCCTCCTCTATCCGACCGGGATCGCCCAGGAGCGCCCGCCGACCGCGTCCCCCGCGGCCGGCCCCCCGACCCGCCTCCCCACCGAGGGCCGCGCCCATCCGCCGGTCCTGCTCCTCCACGGCTTCGTGGACAACCGCTCGGTCTTCGTCCTGTTGCGCCGCTCCCTGTACCGCCACGGCTGGCGCCATGTCGAGGCGCTCAACTACTCCCCGTTGACCTGCGATCTGCGCCGCGCCGCCGAGCTGTTGGGCCACCATGTGGAAGAGGTCTGCGCCCGGACCGGACACCGCCGGGTGGATCTCGTCGGGCACAGTCTCGGCGGCCTGATCGCCCGCTATTACGTACAGCGGCGCGGCGGCGACGAGCGGGTCCGGACGCTGGTCACGCTCGGCACCCCGCATGCCGGCACCCGCGTCGCGCCCCTGATGTCGGCGCATCCGATCGTCCGGCAGATGCGCCCCGACTCCACCGTGATCGCGGAGTTGGCGCTGCCGGCGCCGCGCTGCCGGACGCGCTTCGTGGCCTTCTGGAGCGAGGAGGACCAGGTGATGGTGCCGGCCACGACCGCCCGGATCGATCATCCGGACCTGCACGTGGAGAACGTCCGGGTCAGCGGCGTCGGGCACCTCGCGCTGCCGGTCAACGCGGCCGTGGCGGCGCGGATTCGGGAGGTGCTGGCGGCCACGGAAGCGGCCCCGTCCGCGCGGGGCGCGATATCGGTGGCCTGACCGACGCCCGGAGTGGCGATCCCCCGACGCCCGCGCGACCGCCCCTCGTCATACCCCGGCCACCTCGTCGAACAATCTTCGAACGACCCGCCAAGAACGCGCAAGAAGTGGCCTGTGTCCTGCCGAAAGGCGGCCAAATGCCCGGCCTCGCCGAGCCCGGGACTTCGGGAAGATTGTCGCCGTCGTGTACCGCCGGGTACAGTCGCCGCTAATTCTCCTGCAGCCGAGGCGAAAGAGAAGTTGGTGGACGACCGTCACCCGTCGGGGGCTCAGCTTCCGACCGCCCCCGCTTCCGATGCGTCCTACGCGCACGCGGCATACGGCGACGGTGACCCCCTCTTCGGCGCACACCCCGGCGGCCACGGCGGCTACGGCACCGGCGGCCACCCCGTGGGCGACCACCTCACCGACGCCTACGGAACCGGCAGTCACCCCACCACCGGGTACGACACCACCGCCTACGACACCGGCTACGACCCGTACGCGCACACCGGATACGACGCCCCCGGCTACGGCACCACCGCCCCGTATGGCGCCGGGTACGACACCGCGGCCTACGGGCCCGCCGGAGGCTACGACTCCGCCGCCCACGGGAGCGGCGCCGCATACGGCACCGGAAGCTACGACACCGGTGGCTTCCAGGCGCACGGCTTCGACGGCGGGGCGTACGACACCGGCGGCTACGACACCGGCGCCGCGTACGGCTCCGGGGGCGGCCTCACCGGCGGCTACGACACCGGCAGTTACCCCACCACCGGGTACGACACCACCGCCTACGACACCGGCTACGGCACCGCGGCCTACGACACCGCTTCCTTCGCGGCCGCCGCCACCGCCGTCCAGGAGCCGATCGGCTACGAGGCCACCGCGGTCTGGTCGACCGCGGACTACGCCGACCACGCCGACCGCACCGCCCCGTCGCCCGCCCCGGCCCCGGGCATCCCGGCCCAGGCGGGCCCGCCCGCGGACGACACCGTCCCGGTCGAGGACACCGTCCTGTGGGACCAGCCCCTCGCGGCGTTCGCCCCCGCGACCGCCTGCGCCGCCGACGAGCACGACGCCACCGACGCGTCCGCCACCCAGGCCCTTGCGCCCGACCCCTCGTCGATCGCCGACGCGATGACCCAGGCGATGCCCGTCACCGCCGTCCCGGACGACGACGCCCCCCTGCGGGTCGACGGTCCCCCGGCGGGCAAGGCGGTCCGCGGTCGCGGCCGGCGCCGCCAGGCCAAGCGCTCGGCGCTGCTGACCGTCGCGGTGCCCTCGGTAGCCGCGATGGGCGTCTGCGCGGCGGCCGCGGCCTCGGTCAGCCAGTTCGGCGGGGACGACAAGGACGGCACGACGACCCAGGCCGCACCGGACGCCGGTGCCGCGAAGCGGACGACTGCGGCCAACAAGAAGCTCGACAGCCAGCTCGCCGGACTCAGTGCCAGCGCCCAGGACTTCCGCGAGCGGGCCAGCCGCACCCAGGAGCGACTGGACCTCAAGCAACGGCAGGCGGACGAACGCAAGCGCAAGGAAGAAGAGGCGGCCCGCAAGGAGGCGCTGCGCCCCAAGTTCGTCCTGCCGGTCACCCAGCACGGTCTGAGCGCGCTCTTCGGCCAGGCCGGGGTGAACTGGATGTCGGTGCACACCGGCATCGACTTCCCGGTCAGCTACGGCACCCCGGTCATGTCGGCCACCGACGGCACCGTCCGCACCCAGTGGAACTCCGCCTACGGCAACATGGCGATCGTGACCTCGCCCGACGGCACCGAGACCTGGTACTGCCACCTGAGCAGCACCAAGATCCGCTCCGGCACGGTCAAGGCCGGCGACACCATCGCCTACTCCGGCAACTCCGGCAACTCCACCGGCCCGCACCTGCACTTCGAGGTCAGGCCGGGCGGCGGCTCGGCGATCGACCCGATACCGTGGCTCCGCTCCCACGACCTCAACCCGTACTGAATCCCCGGTACGAGCGCGCAGGGGCCTGCCGCACACCGCGGCAGGCCCCTGCGCGTTCCCGCTGCCCGCGCGGTTAGAGCTTCTCCACCGGTGCGTACCGCAGCAGCAGCCGCTTGGGCTTCTCGCCGCCGAAGTCGATGGTCGCCTCGGCGTTGTCCCCGCTGCCCTTGACGGCGACGACCGTGCCGAGCCCGAAGCTGTCGTGGGTGACGCGGTCGCCGATGGCCAGCGCGACCACCGGGCGGTCCGCCGCGCGCCGGGTCGCGAACCCGCTCGGCCCCTTGGCACGCGCCGACGACAGCGACGCCCCGATGCCGCCGCCGAGCCCTCCGCCGCCCGAGGAACCGCGCGACGACAGGCCGCCCATGGACGCCGACGGCGTCGCGGGGCCCGTGCGCCGCCACTCCACGTACGCGTCGGGGATCTCCTCCAGGAAGCGGGAGGCCGGGTTGTACGAGGGCTGGCCCCAGGCGCTGCGCATCGTGGAGCGGGTGACGTAGAGCCGCTCGCGGGCGCGGGTGATGCCGACGTAGGCGAGCCGGCGCTCCTCCTCCAGCTCCTTGGTCTGGCCGAGCGCCCGCATGTGCGGGAAGACGCCGTCCTCCATGCCGGTCAGGAAGACCACCGGGAACTCCAGGCCCTTGGCGGTGTGCAGGGTCATCAGCGTGATGACGCCGGAGCCCTCCTCGTCCTCGTCCGGGATCTGGTCGGAGTCGGCGACCAGGGCGACCTGCTCCAGGAACTCGGCGAGCGTGCCGGGGCCCGCGGCGGCGCCCTCCGGCGGCGCGCCCTCGCCGCGCTCCTGCTCGAACTCCAGGGCCACGGAGGCGAGTTCCTGGAGGTTCTCGATCCGGGTCTCGTCCTGGGGGTCGGTGGACGCCTGGAGTTCGGCCAGATAGCCGGTGCGCTCCATGACCGCTTCCAGGACCGTGGCGGGGCCGGCCCCGGACTCCACGATCGTGCGCAGCTCCTCCATCAGGGCGTTGAACCGCTTGACGGCGTTGGCGGAGCGGGCGGCCATCCCATACGCCTCGTCGACCCGGCGCAGCGCCTGCGGGAAGGTGATCTTCTCGCGCAGCGCCAGGGCCTCGATCATGGCCTCGGCGCGGTCGCCGATGCCGCGCTTGGGGACGTTGAGGATCCGGCGGAGCGGGACGGCGTCCTCGGGGTTGGCGAGCACCCTGAGGTAGGCGAGGATGTCGCGGACCTCCTTGCGCTCGTAGAAGCGCACGCCGCCGACGACCTTGTAGGGCAGCCCGACCCGGATGAAGATCTCCTCGAAGACCCGGGACTGGGCGTTGGTGCGGTAGAAGACCGCGACGTCGCCGGCCTTGGCGTCGCCGGCGTCGGTGAGCCGGTCGATCTCGTCGGCGACGAACTGGGCCTCGTCGTGCTCGGTGTCGGCGACATAGCCGGTGATCTTGGGGCCGGCGCCGGCGTCCGTCCAGAGGTTCTTGGGGCGGCGGTTCTCGTTGCGCTCGATGACGGCGTTGGCGGCGGAGAGGATCGTCTGCGAGGAGCGGTAGTTCTGCTCCAGCAGGATCGTGGTGGCGTCCGGGTAGTCCTCCTCGAACTGGAGGATGTTGCGGATCGTGGCACCGCGGAAGGCGTAGATCGACTGGTCGGCGTCACCGACCACGCACAGCTCGGCGGCGGGGGTGTCGACCGTGCCGGGGCCGACCAGCTCGCGGACGAGGGTGTACTGGGCGTGGTTGGTGTCCTGGTACTCGTCGACCAGGACGTGGCGGAAGCGGCGGCGGTAGTGCTCGGCGACGTCCGGGAACGCCTGGAGCAGGTGGACCGTCGTCATGATGATGTCGTCGAAGTCCAGGGCGTTGGCCTCGCGCAGCCGCGCCTGGTACATCGCGTACGCCTGGGCCAGGGTTTTCTCGAAACCGTCGGCCGCCGTCCCGGCGAAGGTCTCCTCGTCGATGAGCTCGTTCTTGAGGTTGGAGATCTTCGCGCTGAAGGACTTGGGCGGGAAGCGCTTGGGGTCCAGGTCGAGGTCGCGGCAGACCAGGGCCATCAGGCGCTTGGAGTCGGCCGCGTCGTAGATCGAGAAGGACGACGTGAAGCCCAGCCTCTTGGACTCCCGGCGCAGGATCCGCACGCAGGCGCTGTGGAACGTGGAGACCCACATGGCGTTGGCGCGCGGGCCGACCAGCTCCTCGACGCGCTCCTTCATCTCGCCCGCGGCCTTGTTGGTGAAGGTGATCGCGAGGATCTGGCCGGGGTGGACGTGGCGCTCGGCGAGCAGGTGGGCGATCCGGTGGGTGAGCACCCGGGTCTTGCCGGAGCCGGCGCCGGCGACGATCAGCAGCGGGCTGCCGCTGTGCGCCACGGCGGCCTTCTGCTGGTCGTTGAGCCCCTCCAGGAGCGCCGCCGGGTCGATGGCCGGGCGGGCGGCACCGTCGCGGTAGTAGGACTCCCTGGTCATGGGCGCGTCGAACTTCCCACCGAAGAGGTCGGCGGGCACGTCCTCGGGGGCCGGGCCGGGCTCGTCCTCGGGCGGGGGCGGGGGCTCCTCGTCCGGGGGGCCGAGGTCCGCCAGGAAGCTGTCGTCAAAGAGGCTGCTCATCGCCCACCGAGTCTAGGCCGCCGCACTGACAACCGGTCCCGGAGTGGCGGATTGCCCCGGTACCGCGCCGGCGGGGGCGGCGACTTGTGCGCTCGTGCCCGGAAACGTGGCGACGCCCACCTTCAGGTCACGAAAAGGTTTCGGGCATATCGAACATCAGCCTTCACAGAAGCCACACGCGTTGGCTACGGTCTCGCTCGGGCAGCCCGCTGTCCCCGCGGACGACAGCGTCCGCACGGGCCGCCTCCGCCGAGTCCGGTCCTGCCGTCAGGCACCCGGAGCCGGGGACCCACAAGCACCACTGGGGTGAATCGACCCGGTGCGGCCCGTCGCCAGGCGGACGCAGCGGTCGTAGGGCAAGCCTTCCGTCAGCACACCGCCCGAACCCGACAGCTAACCCGGTAGGCGGTCCACGGAAGGAGTCGCCGGCCTTGGCGTCCCATCGCAAGCCGCGCACCCCCATACTCGCCACGCCCGGCGGCCGTCGCACCGCGGCCGGGCTCACCACCGCGGCGCTGGCCTCGGTCACGCTGCTCTCGCAGACCGCGAACGCCGCCCCGAATGCGCCGCAGCCCTCCATCGGAGAGGTCAAGCAGAAGGTCGACGACCTCTACCGGCAGGCCGAGGTGGCCACCCAGAAGTACAACGGCGCCAAGGAGAAGGCGGACGGCCAGCAGCGCACCGTGAACCGCCTCCTCGACGAGGCGGCCCGGCTCGCGGACAAGATGAACGAGTCCCGCCGCCGGCTGGGCGCGTTCGCCTCGGCGCAGTACCAGGCCGGCGGGATCAGCCCCACCGCCCAGCTGATGCTCGCCAAGGACCCGCAGCAGTTCGTCGACCGCAACCACCTGATGGAGCAGTTGACCGGACGGCAGAAGCAGGCGATCACCGACTACGAGGACCAGGCCGCGACCGCCGCCCGTCAGCGGGCGGAGGCCACCCACAGCCTGGAGGCCCTCCAGCAGTCGCAGGAGACCCTGAAGCAGACCAAGCGAAACGTTCAGTCCAAGCTGGCCGAGGCCCAGCAGCTGCTGTCCCGGCTGACCGCCCAGGAGAAGGCGCGGCTGGCCGAACTGGAGCGCCAGAAGGAGGCGGAGGCCCAGCGCAAGGCCGCCGAGGAGGCCCGCAAGGAGGCCCAGCAGCGCCAGCAGCAGCCCAGCGGCGGTACCGGCACCGGTTCGGGGGGCGGCACCTCCGACAGCGGC is a genomic window containing:
- a CDS encoding SWIM zinc finger family protein, which encodes MSPHGERWTRDRVFALAPDEASRAAGERLAAAGRWSGTGAGGGAVWGMCEGGDGARYGTVVDLDGPAFQCSCPSRKFPCKHALGLLLRWAGGEAGEPARPGDGPAAGGEPPPWAAGWLAARRERSDRPPDGAGAGGPGAGGSEADGPGAASRAPADPEAARRRAARRMQRIAAGATELEQRLEDLLHSGLAAAGPAAGAAARTGADDPGGGRGSWEETAARMVDAQAPGLASRVRELGAIATSGPDWPSRLLEECALLHLLDQGFLGIDRLPPPLAATVRARVGLTTDAADVRSDPETVTIRDRWLVLAQQDGAEGPLTTRRIFLRGERTGRMALHRSFGGAHRPLEVSLPPGLLLDADLAYYPGARPLRVALGERHAPATPGPVPTGCGIDAALAAYGHALRDDPWLDAWPVVLADVTPIPGGAGGGWQLADADGESALPLDPRCLGRPALWQLAAVSGGAPVTVFGECGHRGFLPLTVWDPAPVSLSP
- a CDS encoding DUF5691 domain-containing protein, producing MPTTPTPSPTPSTTIPTVAAPGAWPDLVSAALLGAERRTPPVAVREGQTPAAALLDAAALGTVRRRSALRPAPAAERPAPAPADPRPPLPPAARRRLALLLADRAPGSGSRRGTDPDLTELLPQWLAAADGRGYRAPEALLPALLDAARSRTDLRPAALALAGPRGLWLARLNDDWRFALRGIGGPLSLPGADAPEAVRRLWEEGLFAERVALLTSLRRRDPRAGLALLAATWATERAEDRLMFLDSLGEALTPSDEPFLEQALSDRSRNVRTTAAELLSALPGSALAARMAERSLVCVRLARPAPGDATAAEVLVVDPPGACDAGMQRDGVAPQPPSGRGERAWWLGQLVEATPLDRWLGRLGRRSPAELVALPVAGDWRTELHDAWCRAAVRQRHADWARALLGAPGDPGQAAAELAPAGSSRDLTKLLAVLPDDERACWVAEFIAVHGLADAFRMLGVCAVPWSEPLGRAVVDALDIARDAGSYPWSFSGVMGLAERCLDPAAADRLQMLTAVTDEPEGASPGSGGYWSEAFQRLVGTLRLRAAMHAELAGEAS
- a CDS encoding cobalamin B12-binding domain-containing protein — protein: MSVARQDGAQAEGQGAAGRSGPIRVVVAKPGLDGHDRGAKVIARALRDAGMEVIYTGLHQTPEQIVDTAIQEDADAIGLSILSGAHNTLFAKVLALLEERDATDIKVFGGGIIPEADIAPLKQQGVAEIFTPGATTASIVEWVNANVRPLAV
- a CDS encoding esterase/lipase family protein, with translation MGALPVLSTPLLLRTTLVELGVLTAHLLLYPTGIAQERPPTASPAAGPPTRLPTEGRAHPPVLLLHGFVDNRSVFVLLRRSLYRHGWRHVEALNYSPLTCDLRRAAELLGHHVEEVCARTGHRRVDLVGHSLGGLIARYYVQRRGGDERVRTLVTLGTPHAGTRVAPLMSAHPIVRQMRPDSTVIAELALPAPRCRTRFVAFWSEEDQVMVPATTARIDHPDLHVENVRVSGVGHLALPVNAAVAARIREVLAATEAAPSARGAISVA
- a CDS encoding M23 family metallopeptidase; amino-acid sequence: MDDRHPSGAQLPTAPASDASYAHAAYGDGDPLFGAHPGGHGGYGTGGHPVGDHLTDAYGTGSHPTTGYDTTAYDTGYDPYAHTGYDAPGYGTTAPYGAGYDTAAYGPAGGYDSAAHGSGAAYGTGSYDTGGFQAHGFDGGAYDTGGYDTGAAYGSGGGLTGGYDTGSYPTTGYDTTAYDTGYGTAAYDTASFAAAATAVQEPIGYEATAVWSTADYADHADRTAPSPAPAPGIPAQAGPPADDTVPVEDTVLWDQPLAAFAPATACAADEHDATDASATQALAPDPSSIADAMTQAMPVTAVPDDDAPLRVDGPPAGKAVRGRGRRRQAKRSALLTVAVPSVAAMGVCAAAAASVSQFGGDDKDGTTTQAAPDAGAAKRTTAANKKLDSQLAGLSASAQDFRERASRTQERLDLKQRQADERKRKEEEAARKEALRPKFVLPVTQHGLSALFGQAGVNWMSVHTGIDFPVSYGTPVMSATDGTVRTQWNSAYGNMAIVTSPDGTETWYCHLSSTKIRSGTVKAGDTIAYSGNSGNSTGPHLHFEVRPGGGSAIDPIPWLRSHDLNPY
- the pcrA gene encoding DNA helicase PcrA, yielding MSSLFDDSFLADLGPPDEEPPPPPEDEPGPAPEDVPADLFGGKFDAPMTRESYYRDGAARPAIDPAALLEGLNDQQKAAVAHSGSPLLIVAGAGSGKTRVLTHRIAHLLAERHVHPGQILAITFTNKAAGEMKERVEELVGPRANAMWVSTFHSACVRILRRESKRLGFTSSFSIYDAADSKRLMALVCRDLDLDPKRFPPKSFSAKISNLKNELIDEETFAGTAADGFEKTLAQAYAMYQARLREANALDFDDIIMTTVHLLQAFPDVAEHYRRRFRHVLVDEYQDTNHAQYTLVRELVGPGTVDTPAAELCVVGDADQSIYAFRGATIRNILQFEEDYPDATTILLEQNYRSSQTILSAANAVIERNENRRPKNLWTDAGAGPKITGYVADTEHDEAQFVADEIDRLTDAGDAKAGDVAVFYRTNAQSRVFEEIFIRVGLPYKVVGGVRFYERKEVRDILAYLRVLANPEDAVPLRRILNVPKRGIGDRAEAMIEALALREKITFPQALRRVDEAYGMAARSANAVKRFNALMEELRTIVESGAGPATVLEAVMERTGYLAELQASTDPQDETRIENLQELASVALEFEQERGEGAPPEGAAAGPGTLAEFLEQVALVADSDQIPDEDEEGSGVITLMTLHTAKGLEFPVVFLTGMEDGVFPHMRALGQTKELEEERRLAYVGITRARERLYVTRSTMRSAWGQPSYNPASRFLEEIPDAYVEWRRTGPATPSASMGGLSSRGSSGGGGLGGGIGASLSSARAKGPSGFATRRAADRPVVALAIGDRVTHDSFGLGTVVAVKGSGDNAEATIDFGGEKPKRLLLRYAPVEKL
- a CDS encoding C40 family peptidase, producing the protein MASHRKPRTPILATPGGRRTAAGLTTAALASVTLLSQTANAAPNAPQPSIGEVKQKVDDLYRQAEVATQKYNGAKEKADGQQRTVNRLLDEAARLADKMNESRRRLGAFASAQYQAGGISPTAQLMLAKDPQQFVDRNHLMEQLTGRQKQAITDYEDQAATAARQRAEATHSLEALQQSQETLKQTKRNVQSKLAEAQQLLSRLTAQEKARLAELERQKEAEAQRKAAEEARKEAQQRQQQPSGGTGTGSGGGTSDSGSYSTKAGKALAFARSQIGKPYVWGATGPSSYDCSGLTQAAWRAAGVDLPRTTWDQVKVGTRVSSSDLQPGDLVFFFNDISHVGMYIGGGEMIHAPHPGASVRVESIYGMPIYGSVRPA